One region of Termitidicoccus mucosus genomic DNA includes:
- a CDS encoding rhamnulokinase: MPSTKTTITYCAAIDLGATSGRVILGAWSKNRLKLTAVHRFPNTFRTLDCNDYWEIGALWHEIQTGLRKAAAALPRGAKLASVGVDTWGVDYALVNDTGRLVFPVHAYRDNRTQAGLKTLGGTRAALERVYAATGIPNVFYNSSLQLAETIAACPAITDLATRCLFLPDYFNYLLSGRMANELTIASTTQLLDVHSCDWSRAALDYFRVPAQWLGKPVLAGTKLGTVRGIPELKSTRVIAVPGHDTACAYDAMPASPDGTDLFLSSGTWSLVGFESDTPVLGPDALAARVANERIGDGRYRPLTNVIGMWLLERTMLDLGPNARPKNPAAWDKLIADAAKLPPSKHLINTADPALANPPSMKAVIDAQIRRKKGAPPKNVVGYMRLICDSLGRGHADAMRAFERMTGRKFKRILIVGGGSRSPLLCQTTADAASIPVVSFNLEGTAVGNIANQLIALKAVKDLPSFRHHLTAHLEKKVYNPKK, from the coding sequence ATGCCCTCCACCAAAACCACCATCACTTACTGCGCAGCCATCGACCTCGGCGCCACCAGCGGACGCGTCATTCTCGGCGCGTGGTCGAAAAACCGCCTCAAGCTCACCGCCGTCCACCGCTTCCCCAACACCTTTCGCACTCTCGACTGCAACGATTACTGGGAAATCGGCGCCCTCTGGCACGAAATCCAGACCGGCCTCCGCAAAGCCGCCGCCGCCCTCCCGCGCGGCGCCAAGCTCGCCTCCGTGGGCGTGGACACCTGGGGCGTTGACTATGCCCTCGTCAACGACACCGGCCGCCTCGTCTTCCCCGTCCACGCCTACCGCGATAACCGCACCCAGGCCGGACTGAAAACCCTCGGCGGCACCCGCGCCGCCCTCGAACGCGTCTATGCCGCCACCGGCATCCCCAACGTCTTCTACAACAGTTCGCTCCAGCTCGCCGAGACCATCGCCGCCTGCCCCGCCATCACCGATCTGGCCACCCGCTGTCTCTTCCTTCCCGACTATTTCAACTACCTGCTCTCCGGCCGCATGGCCAACGAACTCACGATCGCCAGCACCACGCAGCTCCTCGACGTGCATTCCTGCGACTGGTCGCGCGCCGCCCTCGATTACTTTCGCGTCCCCGCGCAATGGCTCGGCAAACCCGTCCTCGCCGGCACGAAACTCGGCACCGTGCGGGGCATTCCCGAACTCAAGAGCACCCGCGTCATCGCCGTCCCCGGTCACGACACCGCCTGCGCCTACGACGCCATGCCGGCCTCGCCCGACGGCACCGACCTCTTCCTCAGCTCCGGCACCTGGTCGCTCGTGGGTTTTGAAAGCGACACTCCCGTCCTAGGCCCCGACGCCCTTGCCGCCCGAGTCGCCAACGAGCGCATCGGCGACGGCCGTTACCGCCCGCTCACCAATGTCATCGGCATGTGGCTGCTCGAGCGCACCATGCTCGACCTCGGCCCCAACGCCCGCCCGAAAAACCCCGCCGCATGGGACAAGCTCATCGCCGACGCGGCCAAACTCCCGCCCTCCAAACATCTCATCAACACCGCCGATCCCGCCCTCGCCAACCCGCCTTCGATGAAGGCCGTCATCGATGCGCAAATCCGCCGCAAAAAAGGTGCGCCCCCGAAAAACGTGGTGGGCTACATGCGCCTCATCTGCGACTCGCTCGGCCGCGGCCACGCCGACGCCATGCGCGCCTTCGAGCGCATGACCGGCCGCAAATTCAAGCGCATCCTCATTGTCGGAGGCGGTTCGCGCAGCCCGCTCCTCTGCCAGACCACGGCCGACGCCGCCAGCATCCCCGTCGTCTCCTTCAATCTCGAAGGCACCGCAGTCGGCAACATCGCCAACCAGCTCATCGCATTGAAAGCGGTAAAAGATCTCCCCTCCTTCCGCCATCACCTCACTGCGCATCTGGAAAAGAAGGTCTATAACCCGAAAAAATGA
- the asnS gene encoding asparagine--tRNA ligase, which translates to MQRTLVKDAHASAEPRDSILLQGWVRTRRDAKAFSFIELNDGSCLKGMQIIVPDTLPGYAALMHRAATGASVEARGRLVASQGAGQKWEVVAEHFAIVGDADATYPLQKKGHSLEFLREIAHLRPRSNLFGAVFRVRSRLAYAVHRFFQERGFHYVHTPIITASDCEGAGEMFRVSTLDAANPPRDAAGAVDFVRDFFGRQSFLTVSGQLEGETFACALSNIYTFGPTFRAENSNTSRHAAEFWMIEPEAAFLDLFGNMDLAEAFVKHLVRDAREHCAEDLEFFSKFVDKQLAARLDFVLERPFQRCSYTEAIEILEKSGRNWEHPVAWGDNLQSEHERFLAEEHFKCPVTVYNYPRTLKPFYMKVNDDGKTVRAMDLLVPGIGEIIGGSQREERLDVLLEAMRAHNLNEKDYWWYADLRRYGTVPHSGFGLGFERMLMFVTGVANIRDVIPFARTPGSAEF; encoded by the coding sequence ATGCAACGCACTCTCGTCAAAGACGCCCACGCCTCCGCCGAACCTCGCGACTCCATCCTGCTTCAGGGCTGGGTGCGCACGCGTCGCGACGCGAAGGCGTTTTCCTTCATCGAGCTCAACGACGGCTCCTGCCTGAAGGGCATGCAAATCATCGTGCCCGACACGCTGCCCGGCTACGCCGCGCTCATGCACCGCGCGGCCACCGGGGCGTCGGTCGAGGCGCGCGGGCGGCTCGTCGCCTCGCAGGGCGCGGGGCAAAAATGGGAGGTCGTGGCGGAGCACTTCGCCATCGTCGGCGATGCCGACGCGACTTATCCGCTCCAGAAGAAAGGCCACTCGCTCGAATTCCTCCGCGAGATCGCGCACCTGCGCCCGCGCTCCAATCTTTTCGGCGCGGTCTTCCGCGTGCGCAGCCGGCTGGCCTACGCCGTCCACCGGTTTTTCCAGGAGCGCGGTTTTCATTACGTGCACACGCCCATCATCACGGCGAGCGATTGCGAGGGGGCGGGCGAGATGTTCCGCGTGTCCACGCTCGATGCCGCCAACCCGCCGCGCGACGCGGCGGGCGCGGTCGATTTCGTGCGGGATTTCTTCGGGCGGCAGAGTTTTCTCACCGTGTCCGGCCAGCTCGAGGGCGAGACGTTTGCCTGCGCGTTGTCCAATATCTACACGTTCGGTCCGACCTTCCGGGCCGAGAACTCCAACACCTCGCGGCACGCCGCCGAGTTCTGGATGATCGAGCCGGAGGCGGCGTTTCTCGACCTCTTCGGCAACATGGACTTGGCCGAGGCATTCGTGAAACACCTCGTGCGCGACGCCCGCGAGCATTGCGCGGAGGACCTGGAGTTTTTCTCGAAGTTCGTGGACAAGCAGCTCGCCGCCCGTCTCGATTTCGTGCTCGAGCGGCCTTTCCAGCGTTGCAGCTACACGGAGGCCATTGAGATTCTCGAAAAATCCGGACGCAACTGGGAGCACCCCGTCGCGTGGGGCGACAACCTCCAGTCCGAACACGAACGCTTCCTCGCCGAGGAGCACTTCAAGTGCCCCGTCACGGTTTACAATTATCCGCGCACGCTGAAGCCGTTTTACATGAAGGTAAACGACGACGGCAAAACCGTCCGCGCGATGGATCTGCTCGTGCCCGGCATCGGCGAAATCATCGGCGGCAGCCAGCGCGAGGAGCGGCTCGACGTGCTGCTCGAGGCCATGCGCGCGCACAATCTCAACGAGAAAGATTACTGGTGGTATGCCGACCTCCGCCGTTACGGCACGGTGCCGCACAGCGGCTTCGGCCTCGGCTTCGAGCGCATGCTGATGTTCGTCACCGGCGTCGCCAACATCCGCGATGTCATTCCTTTCGCCCGGACGCCGGGCAGCGCGGAATTTTAA
- a CDS encoding sensor histidine kinase produces MEANPLIGRLLNASLDCMLVLNAQRQIVFASENVAPLIPGGRLASAIGKRPGEALGCIRAIECEGGCGTAPACSQCGAVKAILEGLAGRSAAEECRMTRLNHGCREALDLRVKSTPFSHAGASYTLLAVSDISHEKRRLALEQVFLKKLAGLTRPIGQRARRIHENASEPYVREDAGALAAQVSDLQEALGIQRDLSAAERGELLPSFSALYARDFMEAYVAAAAPRATAAECRLHLEPSASNHRFFSDPALLRRVLDCLLANAIEASGPGEEVSLGISADASDLLLWIRNAAVMPPEVCLQIFNRSFTRKDRGRGLGTYMAKLFTEQYLLGKLRFTSTAATGTTFTIALPPNPLSLPMSAIDTPPGLA; encoded by the coding sequence ATGGAAGCCAATCCGCTCATCGGACGCCTGCTCAACGCCTCGCTGGACTGCATGCTCGTGCTCAACGCCCAGCGCCAGATCGTGTTTGCGAGCGAAAACGTGGCCCCGCTCATACCCGGGGGCAGGCTCGCCTCCGCCATCGGAAAACGTCCCGGGGAGGCGCTCGGCTGCATTCGGGCGATCGAATGCGAGGGCGGCTGCGGGACCGCCCCCGCCTGTTCCCAATGCGGCGCGGTCAAAGCCATCCTCGAAGGCCTCGCCGGCCGCTCCGCCGCCGAGGAATGCCGCATGACAAGGCTCAACCACGGCTGCCGCGAGGCGCTGGATCTGCGGGTGAAAAGCACGCCGTTCAGCCATGCCGGCGCGTCCTACACCCTGCTGGCCGTGAGTGACATCAGCCATGAAAAACGCCGGCTGGCGCTGGAGCAGGTTTTCCTGAAAAAACTCGCCGGCCTCACCCGGCCCATCGGGCAGCGCGCCCGCCGCATCCACGAGAACGCCAGCGAACCTTATGTGCGCGAAGACGCCGGCGCGCTGGCCGCGCAGGTTTCCGACCTGCAGGAAGCCCTCGGCATCCAGCGCGATCTCTCCGCGGCGGAAAGAGGCGAGTTGCTGCCCTCGTTTTCCGCGCTGTATGCGCGCGATTTCATGGAGGCGTATGTGGCCGCCGCCGCCCCGCGCGCCACGGCGGCGGAATGCCGCCTGCATCTTGAGCCGTCGGCCTCCAACCATCGTTTTTTCTCCGATCCCGCGCTGTTGCGGCGCGTGCTCGACTGTCTGCTCGCCAATGCCATCGAGGCCTCCGGGCCCGGCGAGGAGGTCTCGCTCGGCATCAGCGCCGATGCCAGCGACCTCCTGCTCTGGATACGCAACGCCGCCGTGATGCCGCCCGAGGTCTGCCTGCAAATCTTCAACCGCTCCTTCACCCGGAAAGACCGCGGCCGCGGGCTGGGCACCTACATGGCCAAACTTTTCACCGAGCAATACCTGCTCGGGAAGCTCCGCTTCACCTCAACAGCCGCGACGGGCACGACCTTCACCATCGCTCTGCCGCCCAACCCGCTTTCGCTCCCCATGTCCGCCATCGACACCCCGCCCGGCCTGGCCTGA
- the infC gene encoding translation initiation factor IF-3, protein MANSFPSSGGGRRPGQYQRRNNDPFASIRRNHRIRVPQIRVISPEGKQLGIMQTEKALALAIEVGLDLVEVAPQAQPPVCRIMDFGKYVYEEQKKSSHAKATASRIKEIEFTARIAENDFLTKIKRGEQFLNQGSKVKLRLKFRGRELAHPELGFDVMNKALAELAGMGTPDAPPKRMGKQINVMLTPLPANKRKPKFIREDDEPIEEDDHEPEQPDHDDEHDGDEQE, encoded by the coding sequence ATGGCTAATTCGTTTCCCTCCTCCGGTGGCGGTCGCCGCCCCGGCCAATACCAGCGCCGCAACAATGATCCGTTTGCGAGCATCCGCCGTAACCATCGCATCAGAGTTCCCCAAATCCGCGTGATCAGCCCCGAGGGCAAGCAACTCGGCATCATGCAAACTGAAAAGGCCCTCGCGCTCGCCATCGAGGTCGGCCTCGACCTCGTGGAAGTCGCCCCCCAAGCGCAGCCGCCGGTCTGCCGCATCATGGATTTCGGCAAATACGTGTATGAGGAGCAGAAAAAAAGTTCCCACGCGAAAGCCACCGCCAGCCGCATCAAGGAAATCGAGTTCACCGCGCGCATCGCGGAAAACGATTTCCTCACCAAGATCAAACGCGGCGAACAATTCCTCAACCAAGGCAGCAAGGTCAAACTCCGCCTCAAGTTCCGCGGCCGCGAACTCGCCCACCCCGAGCTCGGCTTCGACGTGATGAACAAGGCGCTCGCCGAACTCGCCGGCATGGGCACGCCCGACGCGCCGCCGAAGCGCATGGGCAAGCAAATCAACGTCATGCTCACCCCGCTCCCGGCCAACAAGCGCAAGCCGAAATTCATCCGCGAGGACGACGAACCGATCGAGGAAGACGACCACGAGCCCGAACAACCCGATCACGACGACGAGCACGACGGCGACGAGCAGGAGTAA
- a CDS encoding serine acetyltransferase — translation MTWQAAQHQAIAGAGGAWLSRKMRRGGALVRRMLGLQLAHWRELAYSFRYYATGRVARANHITRGIRYLGRRGTVLPHPVGIVIGENVALGRDCRIYQNVTIGAKTDAEAREGIYPSVGNRVTICANAVLIGGITVGDEAVIGAGAIVTRDVPARAVVAGNPARVLRLR, via the coding sequence ATGACATGGCAGGCGGCACAACACCAGGCAATCGCGGGTGCGGGCGGCGCGTGGTTGTCGCGCAAGATGCGGCGCGGGGGCGCGCTCGTCCGCCGCATGCTCGGGCTGCAACTCGCGCACTGGCGGGAGCTGGCGTATTCATTTCGTTACTACGCAACCGGACGGGTGGCGCGGGCCAACCATATCACGCGCGGCATCCGTTATCTCGGACGGCGGGGCACGGTGCTGCCGCATCCGGTGGGCATCGTGATCGGTGAAAACGTCGCGCTCGGCCGCGACTGCCGCATCTATCAAAACGTGACCATCGGCGCGAAGACCGACGCCGAGGCCCGGGAGGGCATTTATCCGTCGGTCGGCAACCGGGTGACCATCTGCGCCAACGCCGTGTTGATCGGCGGCATCACGGTCGGCGATGAGGCGGTCATCGGCGCCGGCGCGATCGTGACGCGCGACGTGCCCGCCCGTGCCGTGGTGGCGGGCAATCCGGCCCGGGTGCTGCGTTTGCGGTGA
- the pdxA gene encoding 4-hydroxythreonine-4-phosphate dehydrogenase PdxA: MTAPQKLAFTCGDPAGVGPEIIAAWLAHHPAEARDIAVIGHASWLRTLPARDAQLIAIDGDAGPAGGFVAAPGQPSVAGARIAQAALERAAAGVARGEFCGVVTAPVSKAWLQKAGYAFPGQTEFFAARWGGEPVMAFCGGRLRVALATWHIPLRDVAARLTPALLARTVAAAAQLARADGVAGEPRIGVCGLNPHAGEGGMLGTEERDVIDPALDALRAAHPGLSRCEPGDTIFGRALRGEFDAVVALYHDQGLAPLKTIDFDEAVNVTLGLPHVRTSPDHGTAFGIAGRGAASPRSFANAVNVARRLINARTVR; the protein is encoded by the coding sequence ATGACGGCTCCCCAGAAACTCGCGTTCACCTGCGGCGATCCGGCCGGCGTCGGCCCGGAGATCATAGCCGCCTGGCTCGCGCATCACCCGGCCGAGGCGCGCGACATCGCGGTGATCGGCCACGCGAGCTGGCTTCGCACGCTCCCAGCCCGCGACGCGCAACTGATCGCCATCGACGGCGACGCGGGGCCCGCGGGCGGGTTTGTCGCCGCGCCCGGCCAGCCTTCCGTCGCGGGCGCGCGCATCGCGCAGGCGGCGCTCGAGCGCGCGGCGGCGGGCGTCGCGCGCGGCGAGTTTTGCGGCGTGGTCACCGCGCCCGTGAGCAAGGCGTGGCTGCAAAAGGCCGGCTACGCATTCCCCGGGCAGACGGAATTTTTCGCGGCGCGCTGGGGCGGCGAGCCGGTGATGGCGTTTTGCGGCGGACGCCTCCGCGTCGCCCTCGCCACCTGGCACATCCCGCTGCGCGACGTGGCCGCGCGCCTCACGCCCGCGCTGCTGGCGCGCACGGTGGCCGCCGCCGCGCAACTCGCGCGCGCCGACGGCGTGGCCGGCGAGCCGCGCATCGGCGTGTGCGGCCTCAACCCGCACGCCGGCGAAGGCGGCATGCTCGGCACCGAGGAGCGCGATGTCATCGACCCCGCGCTCGACGCGCTGCGCGCCGCGCATCCCGGCCTGTCACGCTGCGAACCCGGCGACACGATCTTCGGACGCGCCCTGCGCGGCGAGTTCGACGCGGTCGTCGCGCTCTACCACGACCAGGGCCTCGCGCCGCTGAAAACCATCGACTTCGACGAAGCGGTCAACGTCACCCTCGGCCTGCCGCACGTGCGCACCAGCCCCGACCACGGTACGGCGTTCGGCATCGCGGGCCGCGGCGCCGCCAGCCCGCGCAGTTTCGCCAACGCCGTCAACGTCGCCCGCCGCTTGATAAACGCCCGCACCGTGCGATAG
- a CDS encoding N-acetylmuramoyl-L-alanine amidase family protein codes for MPASRSTLRIGAAALAAVLALAQGGVEAQTQARAAPTRPVATLPLAAAKSSASAPRTKSAASPASAVAPIKIAGIDYIDVIAFGRASGMKAVWLAPLEELALQNDHLRIVLKHDSRELSVNGMRVFTGDAVRGHKGALLVSRTDADTLLSPIIDAGRGRAAIPSLKTIVIDPGHGGPDHGKINDKLKLNEKTFTLDTALRLKKILEARGYKIVMTRTADVKVDLPARAVVATTAKADLFVSIHFNSVAQGAQRVRGLEVYRFTPRGQAPVTRGDVTAEDREKNPADPFAYWNTLAACLMQRSLLGDLKLVDRGMKHHKFAVLRLAPCPSLLIEGGFLSNDAEAKLIATPDFRQKLAQSIADGISEYATTLANAKK; via the coding sequence TTGCCCGCCAGCCGGTCAACGCTTCGCATCGGCGCCGCCGCGCTGGCGGCGGTCTTGGCCCTTGCCCAGGGCGGCGTGGAGGCGCAAACGCAGGCGCGCGCCGCGCCCACGCGCCCCGTCGCGACGCTGCCGCTCGCCGCGGCAAAATCATCCGCGTCCGCCCCGCGCACCAAGTCTGCCGCGAGCCCGGCGTCCGCCGTCGCCCCGATAAAGATCGCCGGCATCGATTACATCGATGTCATCGCGTTTGGCCGCGCTTCCGGCATGAAGGCCGTCTGGCTCGCGCCGCTCGAGGAACTCGCCCTCCAGAACGACCATCTCCGCATCGTGCTCAAGCACGACTCGCGCGAACTCTCCGTCAACGGCATGCGCGTGTTCACCGGCGATGCCGTGCGCGGGCACAAGGGCGCGCTCCTCGTCAGCCGGACCGACGCCGACACCTTGCTCTCGCCCATCATCGACGCCGGGCGCGGGCGCGCCGCGATCCCCTCGCTCAAGACCATCGTCATCGATCCCGGGCACGGCGGCCCCGACCACGGCAAGATAAACGACAAACTCAAGCTCAACGAAAAAACCTTCACGCTCGATACCGCGCTCCGCCTGAAAAAAATCCTCGAGGCGCGCGGCTACAAAATCGTGATGACGCGCACCGCCGACGTAAAGGTCGACCTCCCCGCGCGCGCGGTGGTCGCGACCACCGCAAAGGCGGATCTGTTTGTCAGCATCCATTTCAACTCCGTCGCGCAAGGCGCCCAGCGCGTGCGCGGGCTGGAGGTTTACCGCTTCACGCCGCGCGGGCAGGCGCCGGTCACGCGCGGCGATGTCACTGCCGAGGATCGCGAGAAAAACCCCGCCGATCCCTTCGCCTACTGGAACACGCTCGCCGCCTGTCTCATGCAGCGCTCCCTGCTGGGCGACCTGAAACTCGTGGACCGCGGCATGAAACACCATAAGTTCGCCGTGCTCCGCCTCGCGCCCTGCCCCTCCCTGTTGATCGAGGGCGGCTTCCTTTCCAACGATGCCGAGGCGAAACTCATCGCCACGCCCGACTTCCGCCAGAAACTCGCCCAATCCATCGCCGACGGCATCAGCGAGTATGCGACGACCCTGGCCAATGCGAAAAAGTAA
- a CDS encoding glycogen/starch/alpha-glucan phosphorylase has product MASSSKSKSKKATAEKTAAASTAAARQGTDSPFDVTDSAQLKEGILRHLTYTLARDLKTAQLSDWWIATSLAVREHILARLIDTQGTHNDNNVRRLYYLSLEYLMGRLTESNLYNTGLNAAARDALAGLGIDYHKLLDQETDMGLGNGGLGRLAACFLDSLATLDYPAIGYGIHYEFGLFRQEFVNGYQVEYPDSWMINGTPWEVARPENRITIPIYGRVENVFDDRGNCRPRWVDTKTIVGIPYDIPIAGFGTKTVNLLRLWSSRAASEFDLQAFNAGGYVEAVREKAVMETISKVLYPNDKTENGKELRLIQQYFFVACSLRDLIRRHFRSPENSWDNFPAKVAIQLNDTHPAVAVPELMRVLLDDENTPWDRAWDIVTKVFGYTNHTLLPEALEKWSVALFERILPRHLQIIYDINTRLMQTIEARWPGDVEKKRACSIIDEQGVKSVRMAGLSVVASHAVNGVAALHTDLLKKHLFPEYDALFPGRFQNKTNGITPRRWLLDCNPRLSALITATLGHEKWARDLDLLRGLEKHAGDAAFQKEFMAIKHANKVDLAGLIKTECGVEVSPDALFDVQIKRLHEYKRQHLNLLHILALYRRLLQNPSLDIVPRVFVFGAKAAPGYDLAKNIIRAINIIGSHINHDPRIGGKLKVVFLPNYRVSLAECIIPAADLSEQISTAGKEASGTGNMKLALNGALTIGTLDGANVEIKEEVGDENIFIFGLTVEEVEALHAKGYRPREYYERDEELRAIVDWLGSNYFTPSENGAFALTQRSLLDGGDPFLVLADFRAYSDCHARVDKKYRDQAAWARSAILNTARVGKFSSDRTIREYAAQIWNLPAVKVD; this is encoded by the coding sequence ATGGCCTCCTCATCCAAATCCAAGTCCAAGAAAGCCACTGCAGAAAAAACCGCCGCCGCCAGCACCGCCGCCGCCCGCCAAGGCACCGATTCCCCCTTTGATGTCACCGACAGCGCGCAACTCAAGGAAGGCATTCTCCGCCACCTCACCTACACCCTGGCCCGCGATCTCAAGACCGCCCAGCTCAGCGACTGGTGGATCGCCACGTCGCTTGCCGTTCGCGAGCATATTCTCGCCCGGCTGATCGACACCCAGGGCACTCATAACGACAACAACGTCCGCCGCCTCTATTATCTCTCGCTCGAATACCTCATGGGCCGGCTCACCGAGAGCAACCTCTACAACACCGGCCTCAACGCCGCCGCCCGCGACGCCCTCGCCGGGCTCGGCATCGACTACCACAAGCTCCTCGACCAGGAAACCGACATGGGCCTCGGCAACGGCGGCCTCGGGCGCCTCGCCGCCTGCTTCCTCGACTCGCTCGCCACGCTCGACTATCCGGCCATCGGCTACGGCATTCATTACGAGTTCGGCCTCTTCCGCCAGGAATTCGTCAACGGCTACCAGGTGGAATACCCCGACTCGTGGATGATCAACGGCACGCCCTGGGAAGTCGCCCGGCCCGAAAACCGTATCACCATCCCCATCTACGGGCGCGTCGAAAACGTGTTCGACGACCGCGGCAACTGCCGCCCGCGGTGGGTGGACACCAAGACCATCGTCGGCATCCCCTACGACATTCCCATCGCCGGTTTCGGCACCAAGACCGTCAACCTCCTCCGCCTCTGGTCCTCGCGCGCAGCCTCCGAGTTCGACCTTCAGGCCTTCAACGCCGGCGGCTATGTCGAGGCCGTGCGCGAGAAAGCCGTCATGGAAACCATCTCGAAGGTCCTTTACCCGAACGACAAGACCGAGAACGGCAAGGAACTCCGCCTCATCCAGCAATACTTCTTCGTCGCCTGCTCGCTGCGCGACCTCATCCGCCGCCACTTCCGCAGCCCGGAAAACAGCTGGGACAACTTTCCCGCCAAGGTCGCCATCCAGCTCAACGACACCCATCCCGCCGTCGCCGTCCCCGAGCTCATGCGCGTCCTCCTCGACGACGAAAACACGCCTTGGGACCGCGCTTGGGACATCGTCACGAAAGTCTTCGGCTACACCAACCACACCCTTCTCCCCGAGGCGCTCGAAAAGTGGAGCGTCGCCCTGTTCGAACGCATCCTCCCGCGCCACCTCCAGATCATCTACGACATCAACACCCGCCTCATGCAGACCATCGAGGCGCGCTGGCCCGGCGACGTGGAAAAGAAACGCGCCTGCTCCATCATCGACGAGCAAGGCGTGAAATCCGTCCGCATGGCCGGCCTCTCCGTCGTCGCCTCGCACGCCGTCAATGGCGTCGCCGCGCTCCACACCGATCTCCTTAAAAAACACCTTTTCCCCGAATACGACGCGCTTTTCCCCGGACGCTTCCAGAACAAGACCAACGGCATCACGCCCCGCCGCTGGCTCCTCGATTGCAACCCGCGCCTCTCCGCCCTCATCACCGCCACCCTCGGCCACGAAAAATGGGCGCGCGACCTGGACCTGCTGCGCGGCCTCGAAAAACACGCCGGCGACGCCGCCTTCCAGAAGGAGTTCATGGCCATCAAGCACGCCAACAAGGTGGATCTCGCCGGGCTCATCAAGACCGAGTGCGGCGTCGAAGTCTCGCCCGACGCGCTCTTCGACGTGCAAATCAAGCGCCTCCACGAATACAAGCGCCAGCACCTGAACCTCCTCCATATCCTCGCGCTCTACCGCCGCCTGTTGCAGAATCCCTCGCTCGACATCGTCCCGCGCGTGTTTGTCTTCGGCGCGAAGGCCGCCCCCGGCTACGACCTCGCGAAAAACATCATCCGCGCCATCAACATCATCGGCAGCCACATCAACCACGACCCGCGCATCGGCGGAAAGCTCAAGGTCGTTTTCCTCCCCAACTACCGCGTCTCGCTCGCCGAGTGCATCATCCCCGCCGCCGATCTCTCCGAGCAAATCTCGACCGCCGGCAAGGAAGCCAGCGGCACCGGCAACATGAAGCTCGCCCTCAACGGCGCGCTCACCATCGGCACGCTCGACGGCGCCAACGTCGAAATAAAAGAGGAGGTCGGCGACGAGAACATCTTCATCTTCGGCCTCACCGTCGAGGAAGTGGAGGCGCTCCACGCGAAGGGCTACCGCCCGCGCGAGTATTACGAACGCGATGAGGAACTTCGCGCCATCGTGGACTGGCTCGGCTCGAATTATTTCACGCCGAGCGAGAACGGCGCCTTTGCGCTCACGCAGCGCAGCCTGCTCGACGGCGGCGACCCGTTCCTCGTGCTGGCCGATTTCCGCGCCTACAGCGATTGCCACGCCCGCGTGGATAAAAAATACCGCGACCAGGCCGCCTGGGCGAGAAGCGCGATCCTGAACACCGCGCGCGTCGGCAAGTTTTCCAGCGACCGCACCATCCGCGAATACGCCGCCCAAATCTGGAACCTCCCCGCCGTGAAGGTGGATTGA
- a CDS encoding HesB/IscA family protein — translation MPSPETTFPPASAETAALPDGVREGNENLVRLTEAAGAKVAALVARDRQGGYLRVAISGGGCNGLSYKLRFTPEPRKGDILVRTAGASVLVDVKTALYLRGTVIDYSNKMIGGGFKFTNPNAKSSCSCGDSFSV, via the coding sequence ATGCCTTCTCCTGAAACGACTTTCCCGCCAGCCTCCGCCGAGACCGCCGCGCTTCCCGACGGCGTGCGCGAAGGCAACGAAAACCTCGTGCGCCTCACCGAGGCCGCCGGGGCCAAGGTCGCCGCGCTCGTCGCCCGCGACCGCCAGGGCGGATACCTGCGTGTCGCCATCAGCGGCGGCGGCTGCAACGGCCTGAGCTACAAGCTCCGCTTCACGCCGGAGCCGCGCAAAGGCGACATCCTCGTGCGCACGGCCGGCGCAAGCGTGCTGGTCGATGTGAAGACCGCCCTCTACCTGAGAGGCACCGTGATCGACTACTCCAACAAAATGATCGGCGGCGGCTTCAAGTTCACCAACCCCAACGCCAAATCCAGTTGCTCCTGCGGCGACAGCTTCAGCGTATGA